The following are encoded in a window of Brettanomyces bruxellensis chromosome 9, complete sequence genomic DNA:
- the PDX3 gene encoding pyridoxamine-phosphate oxidase (BUSCO:EOG09264ZXA) yields MTADKTDKPIIFAPKTYQYEKGTLNEKDVLANPIDQFTKWFKEAQADPTETIPEAVALATASLPSGRVSCRVVLFKELDERGFMIFSNFGTSKKENDLVTNPHAAITFFWKNLQRQVRVEGEVEHVGYEMSSKYFQTRPRGSKIGAHTSKQSTVLKNRQELEDDLKVNTEKFKDTPDNEIPCPKRWGGIRIVPLEIEFWQGRKSRLHDRITYRRDTTDGEWKIFRLAP; encoded by the coding sequence ATGACAGCAGATAAAACAGATAAGCCAATCATCTTTGCGCCAAAGACGTACCAGTATGAAAAAGGTACTCTGAATGAAAAGGACGTGCTTGCAAACCCAATTGACCAGTTTACCAAATGGTTCAAGGAAGCTCAGGCTGATCCAACAGAGACGATTCCAGAGGCCGTGGCACTGGCAACAGCATCTCTTCCTTCGGGCCGTGTTTCTTGCCGAGTTGTGCTTTTCAAAGAGTTAGATGAGAGAGGATTTATGATTTTCTCCAACTTTGGCACATCCAAAAAGGAGAATGACCTAGTTACGAACCCACATGCTGCAATTACATTCTTCTGGAAGAATTTGCAGAGACAGGTGCGTGTGGAAGGAGAGGTTGAGCACGTTGGATATGAAATGTCATCGAAGTACTTCCAGACGAGACCTAGAGGCTCAAAGATTGGTGCTCATACTTCGAAGCAATCAACAGTGCTTAAAAACAGACAGgaacttgaagatgatcTAAAGGTGAACACAGAGAAATTCAAGGATACTCCTGATAACGAGATTCCATGCCCAAAGAGGTGGGGTGGAATTAGAATTGTTCCATTGGAGATTGAGTTTTGgcaaggaagaaagagcaGACTACATGATAGAATTACTTACAGAAGAGACACCACTGATGGAGAGTGGAAGATCTTCAGGTTGGCACCATAA
- the PST2_1 gene encoding flavodoxin-like fold protein (CAZy:AA6), translated as MAKVAIIIYTLYHHISELAEAVKKGVEAAGSQADIFQVPETLPENILKILSAPKKPDYPIATTDTLTSYDAILFGVPTRFGNMPSQLKSFIDGTGGLWAKGALYHKPAGVFVSTNTGGGNEMTAVSLLSTFAHHGMIYVPLGFAKAFGELGTTSEAHGGSAWGAGCLAGADGSRTPSELELKIAHIQGEEFAKVAAQLTKN; from the coding sequence ATGGCCAAAGTCGCAATTATCATCTATACTTTATACCACCACATTAGTGAATTGGCAGAAGCTGTGAAAAAGGGAGTTGAGGCTGCTGGCTCCCAAGCAGACATTTTCCAGGTTCCCGAAACCCTTCCAGAAAACATCTTGAAGATTTTGAGCGCCCCAAAGAAGCCAGATTACCCAATTGCCACAACTGACACCCTCACTTCATACGATGCCATTTTGTTTGGTGTCCCAACCCGTTTCGGAAACATGCCAAGCCAGCTCAAGTCTTTCATCGACGGAACCGGTGGTTTGTGGGCCAAGGGTGCTTTGTACCACAAACCAGCAGGTGTCTTTGTCTCTACCAACACTGGTGGTGGTAACGAGATGACTGCTGTCTCATTGTTGTCTACTTTCGCACATCACGGTATGATTTATGTGCCTCTAGGATTTGCCAAGGCCTTCGGTGAGCTTGGAACCACTTCTGAGGCTCACGGTGGCTCTGCTTGGGGTGCCGGATGTCTCGCTGGTGCCGACGGCTCAAGAACTCCTTCCGAATTGGAGTTGAAGATCGCCCACATCCAGGGTGAGGAGTTTGCCAAGGTGGCTGCTCAGCTCACCAAGAACTAG
- a CDS encoding uncharacterized protein (BUSCO:EOG092603SM) has translation MFLPYHILEAFIYRIGKHHPTKNITSTDRQNSREHVLKFAAVTTLDNRGASGQNAQGTLSTESYCDASFLKQMALFEDSPDTPLSKKFINSLSSLPSDQLEKRDLLGRTLLHILCITNSYKLLSKLLKNPSIDITVCDYESKWNCLHFAIFHKNFIIARMLLRLPGSLKLLRSKDRNGYTPLDLLSSEGITSLHWIPESIGRIHKTRFQNKRATSFASCLSEINVVKRFKVQKSSHKRDQDNVTATDTQNNEALESHEISEHRIDLSSSFLTNMLFVPKRGGSDLLFLALNINPTDPFALERVDLQTLKLHYGSRDYYKRFSDSISLPRIRFTAISSFHRVILTCEPCGNIFVAGQSSNGRLGCPGSSLTSGNCYVPIPALFKEQIIAVDVSDNHSVCLTSSNKIFTWGANTYGQLGYLLDNVRSQTDGIQPTPKLVCNGDIRKLHSRLIGVACSRFHTIAYTSRELYVWGANIGQLGFPTVSSENFKTSVSPSAFPIEVFPHKLEFKYGTIVQVCAIDHTTLVLSDKEEIHAYLHGFHVKITPPLLSKIDESNFGTFKPRALSKRKHIVKLVTQKASNLCLMIYDNGDIGQFVLDTHAKNAAELNSMLNFSTVWKATKRHMRCTDASMGNDGSIIICVADGSVYRRVKRVKVKHAYSSQGLISKRYKFMKIPGLNRVARVTSDPSFGKFFFIRDDIDMLQHRLRKSTVLRDIGHLSPLYELGNRHLQKRYIVDDSKHPALVESDTFKTDFVFRTESDIASESMDEVSLDFNQNDSEHDTIQVLRQSALEENDRLYKRYLTRWICPPPENSIRYKYEDIEGFDDLLMAENIDYWLSMKSLDSDCKHYDLNIDVVDDVLGKAFTFHAHKNWISQRCPPVANLFNGNSIGRDLGDVKCKMRVVLECPSVLKIAGDVTIRSVAVLLHFLYTEKYVDVWNKFPLGKVPAEIQRTRVAFHTLSRLFGVVSPMGRVQCIRPLLKDLELLLNGSSGDVTICLDDGTIKAPKYLLTSRSVYFETMFRWNGSDSNVPNICNLEFPGVSKDCFGVVMKFLSGSDIENLFDGIYFGDCDEFVSFCLQMIVIADKLLLDGLVDELQLCIKDFICLDNIEVLLRASYDLDAEKLFENCLWFVYNNLDVLLIDENFFKVDDLENRTILKKIDAYIKRFNEFKQVDKPTILNRDGSQNLNLLNTHPNGLIMQFVSDVNKFNSHFVHPLLWDALGSFKEDEDLFSSRSNGSKSRPSSKKKGSIDNAFTSRRRSSSHESIPGAHTVQQPESSGLLFNRSNRSFNSSTDSFASGSAIEDDDLDPDDSSKRDFVIVSHRRKSNSRRRSSTSLPISRSSSSSGRQGSVTHIVPGSVPVSTSNSVASIISHSGRRVSLAQSSRPSGPFLAAQSLVPSRTTSSSGSFRKSISSEYMPTLGDAIRKASESESGNSNISSKTGGSTFMPRLSQKERKRRAATSKLKSNDNRNGKPVKPVSAPWTKGSTWNSVSPEELPALDVSVTKVGTSTRKSSVGIDTRFSRGNVWGSITPDASDKTSGKAITSFDSVLFEEKLNESMEQRQQNQNVSLEDIQREEAFDQWWKEESARVQGQMKAGRTPAEGSSSTHSNRRRGGGKKKISNRRQHNNHSNQSNTGSSTGRELGREDNKKAPRSQHKGRKRTKKKKEQL, from the exons ATGTTCCTCCCATATCACATTTTAGAGGCTTTTATTTACAGAATTGGGAAG CACCACCCTACGAAAAATATAACATCTACAGACAGGCAGAATAGCCGTGAACATGTTTTAAAATTCGCCGCCGTAACAACTTTAGATAATAGGGGGGCCTCCGGGCAAAATGCTCAGGGTACCCTTTCAACCGAAAGTTACTGTGATGCCAGCTTTTTAAAGCAGATGGCTCTTTTTGAAGACTCGCCAGATACACCCTTgtcaaaaaagtttatcaaCTCATTATCATCTTTACCCTCAGACCAACTTGAGAAAAGAGACCTTTTAGGAAGGACTTTACTCCATATTTTGTGCATTACCAACAGCTATAAACTTTTATCCAAATTACTAAAGAATCCAAGCATAGACATCACTGTCTGTGACTATGAAAGCAAATGGAACTGTCTACATTTTGCAATTTTCCACAAAAACTTTATTATAGCTCGAATGCTATTGCGTTTGCCTGGATCTTTAAAACTATTGAGATCGAAAGATAGAAATGGATACACACCTCTAGATCTTCTAAGCAGCGAGGGGATCACAAGTTTGCACTGGATTCCTGAAAGCATTGGTCGAATACACAAAACTCGGTTCCAGAACAAACGGGCTACCTCTTTTGCAAGCTGTTTAAGTGAAATTAACGTCGtcaaaagattcaaagTCCAAAAGAGTTCTCATAAACGAGATCAGGATAATGTAACTGCAACGGATACCCAGAATAATGAAGCGCTTGAGAGTCATGAAATTTCTGAGCATAGGATAGATCtatcatcttcctttttgaCGAACATGTTGTTTGTTCCTAAGAGAGGTGGCTCTGATCTCTTGTTTTTGGCGTTAAATATTAATCCTACTGATCCATTCGCTCTTGAAAGAGTTGATTTACAGACCTTGAAGTTACATTATGGCTCCAGAGATTATTATAAGCGTTTTAGCGACAGCATTTCTTTGCCTAGAATTAGGTTTACCGCTATTTCCAGCTTCCACCGTGTTATTTTGACATGCGAACCCTGcggaaatatttttgtagCTGGTCAATCTTCGAACGGCAGATTAGGATGTCCCGGATCAAGTTTAACATCCGGAAATTGTTATGTCCCTATTCCAGCTCTTTTCAAAGAGCAAATTATAGCGGTAGACGTTTCTGATAATCACTCTGTTTGTCTAACCTCATCAAATAAGATATTTACTTGGGGTGCAAACACATATGGTCAGCTCGGATACTTGTTGGACAATGTGAGATCACAGACAGATGGAATTCAGCCTACTCCAAAGCTTGTGTGTAATGGAGATATCCGCAAACTGCACTCAAGATTGATTGGTGTCGCATGTTCTCGTTTTCACACGATTGCTTACACCTCCAGGGAACTTTATGTGTGGGGAGCAAATATTGGCCAGCTTGGATTTCCTACAGTTTCGAGTGAAAACTTTAAAACTTCGGTTTCCCCATCTGCCTTCCCAATTGAGGTTTTTCCCCACAAGTTGGAGTTCAAATATGGCACCATTGTCCAAGTTTGTGCGATAGATCATACTACATTGGTTTTATCAGATAAGGAGGAGATTCATGCGTACTTGCATGGTTTCCACGTGAAAATCACACCACCATTATTATCAAAGATTGATGAGTCAAATTTTGGCACTTTCAAGCCACGTGCGCTatcgaaaagaaagcatattGTAAAGCTTGTCACTCAAAAAGCGTCGAATCTTTGCCTCATGATCTATGATAATGGTGATATTGGACAGTTTGTATTGGATACGCATGCTAAAAATGCAGCTGAGCTAAATAGCATGCTCAATTTTTCGACTGTATGGAAAGCCACAAAGCGTCATATGAGATGCACAGATGCTAGTATGGGTAATGATGGCTctattataatatgtgtTGCAGATGGAAGCGTCTATCGAAGAGTAAAAAGAGTTAAAGTTAAGCATGCCTATTCCAGTCAAGGTCTCATCTCTAAAAGATACAAATTCATGAAAATTCCAGGGTTGAATAGGGTCGCTCGTGTTACTTCAGATCCATCATTtgggaaatttttctttatcagGGATGATATTGACATGCTTCAGCACAGATTACGTAAAAGTACTGTTTTGCGTGATATTGGTCATTTGTCCCCTCTTTACGAGCTTGGTAACAGGCACCTTCAGAAGAGATACATTGTTGATGATAGTAAGCATCCTGCACTTGTTGAAAGTGATACTTTCAAGACCGACTTTGTTTTCAGGACAGAAAGCGATATAGCTAGTGAGTCAATGGATGAAGTTTCTTTAGACTTCAATCAAAATGATTCGGAGCATGATACAATTCAAGTTTTACGGCAATCGGCATTAGAGGAAAATGACAGATTGTACAAGCGGTACTTGACTCGCTGGATCTGTCCTCCACCTGAAAATTCAATTCGGTATAAATATGAAGACATCGAAGGGTTTGACGATCTTTTGATGGCTGAGAACATCGATTATTGGCTATCGATGAAAAGCCTTGACTCAGATTGTAAGCACTatgatttgaatattgatgTTGTTGACGACGTTTTGGGAAAAGCTTTTACCTTTCATGCACATAAAAACTGGATCTCACAGAGATGTCCACCAGTGGCGAATCTATTCAATGGAAACTCCATTGGAAGGGACCTTGGTGATGTAAAATGTAAGATGAGGGTTGTTCTTGAATGTCCATCTGTTTTGAAGATAGCAGGTGATGTCACTATTCGTTCGGTGgctgttcttcttcattttctttatacaGAGAAATATGTTGATGTGTGGAATAAATTTCCATTAGGAAAGGTTCCGGCTGAAATTCAGCGCACTAGAGTTGCATTTCATACATTATCAAGACTTTTTGGCGTTGTTAGTCCGATGGGAAGAGTTCAGTGCATCAGACCGCTCCTTAAGGACCTAGAATTATTGCTAAATGGTTCATCAGGTGATGTGACTATTTGCCTGGATGATGGTACGATTAAGGCACCAAAGTATTTGCTTACATCACGTAGTGTCTACTTTGAAACCATGTTTAGATGGAATGGGTCTGATTCAAACGttccaaatatttgcaaCCTAGAGTTTCCGGGtgtttcaaaagattgCTTTGGTGTTGtcatgaagtttttgtcGGGATCAgacattgaaaatttgtTTGATGGTATTTACTTTGGTGATTGCGATGAATTTGTCAGTTTCTGCTTGCAGATGATTGTGATAGCAGATAAGCTGCTTTTGGATGGTTTGGTCGACGAGCTTCAACTTTGTATCAAAGATTTCATCTGTCTTGATAATATTGAGGTTCTGTTGCGTGCATCATATGATTTAGATGCGGAGAAGCTTTTTGAAAACTGTCTTTGGTTTGTTTATAACAATTTGGACGTACTCCTTATCGATGAGAACTTCTTCAAGGTGGATGATTTAGAAAACAGAAccattttgaagaagattgaCGCGTATATTAAACGATTCAACGAGTTCAAGCAGGTGGATAAGCCAACTATATTGAACAGGGATGGATCGCAGAATTTGAATTTGCTAAATACCCATCCGAATGGTTTGATCATGCAATTTGTTTCTGATGTCAACAAATTTAACAGCCACTTTGTTCATCCTTTGCTTTGGGATGCTCTTGGTTCGTTCaaggaggatgaggatTTGTTTTCTAGCAGGAGTAATGGCAGCAAAAGCCGTCCatcttcaaagaaaaagggaaGCATAGATAATGCCTTTACTTCAAGGCGTAGATCTTCAAGTCATGAGTCTATTCCAGGTGCACATACGGTGCAGCAACCAGAAAGTTCAGGGCTGCTCTTTAATAGATCTAACCGAAGCTTCAATTCCAGCACTGACTCCTTTGCTAGTGGCAGTGCtattgaagatgatgacttGGATCCAGATGACTCCAGTAAAAGGGACTTTGTGATTGTTTCTCATAGAAGAAAGTCTAATTCTAGGCGCCGGAGCTCGACTTCACTACCAATTTCTCGTTCTAGTTCTTCTAGTGGTAGGCAAGGAAGTGTTACGCATATTGTCCCGGGGTCGGTTCCCGTTTCAACCTCAAATTCTGTGGCAAGTATTATTTCACACTCTGGTAGGAGAGTATCTTTGGCACAAAGTTCCAGACCCTCGGGTCCATTCTTGGCAGCTCAATCCTTAGTTCCATCTCGTACAACTTCAAGCTCGGGCTCGTTCAGGAAGTCTATTTCTTCAGAATATATGCCAACACTTGGAGATGCTATAAGGAAGGCTTCAGAGTCTGAAAGTGGTAATTCAAATATCTCTTCTAAGACAGGTGGCAGCACGTTTATGCCAAGATTATCACAAAAGGAACGTAAGAGAAGGGCAGCCACTTCGAAATTAAAGAGTAATGATAACAGGAATGGAAAGCCGGTAAAGCCTGTCAGTGCACCATGGACGAAAGGTTCAACTTGGAATTCTGTGAGCCCTGAGGAATTACCAGCTTTGGATGTTTCTGTCACCAAAGTCGGAACGAgtacaagaaaaagtagtGTTGGAATAGATACCAGGTTTTCACGTGGGAATGTGTGGGGCAGTATAACACCTGATGCGTCTGATAAAACTTCCGGGAAAGCTATCACATCATTTGATTCGGTTCTATTCGAAGAAAAGCTAAATGAGAGTATGGAGCAGAGGCAGCAAAACCAAAATGTTTCTTTGGAGGACATACAGCGGGAAGAGGCGTTTGATCAATggtggaaagaagaaagtgcaCGAGTTCAAGGTCAAATGAAGGCAGGAAGAACACCTGCAGAAGGAAGCAGTAGTACACATTCGAATAGGAGAAGAGGTGGTggtaagaagaagatatcaAATCGTCGTCAGCATAATAATCACAGCAATCAAAGTAATACGGGATCAAGCACAGGTCGTGAACTTGGAAGAGAGgacaataaaaaagcacCAAGGAGTCAGCATAAAGGCAGAAAGCgtacaaaaaagaagaaagagcaactttga